In Hyphomicrobiales bacterium, the following are encoded in one genomic region:
- a CDS encoding two-component sensor histidine kinase, translated as MSGVDDQMGRNGPDNEVKQFARRLFDARWPVLTAIAVLAAAVFTAGLPLGFAATGAALVVLSAAMLQPRRPVETAAPKEEKRSPVWPSTSMKSVVEALPQPCFITDGRGIVRYANAAVDQELGAVRPGDPLSFKLRMPSFLEALDRVAAGKPAERIRWSEKVPTERLFEAYITSLEVPSARRGRAGPHPDFVLVVVHDLTEQHRLERMRADFVANASHELRTPLASLTGFIDTLQGPAKDDPNARERFLGIMRDQAGRMARLIDDLLSLSRIEMRAHVRPTDPVDMTAALTHVADALTPLAEENGVVIEKELPADPLIVRGDRDELVQVFENLTENAIKYGGSGGRVRIGARRVRENGGPERIAVSVRDWGQGIAEEHVPRLTERFYRVDVVTSREQKGTGLGLAIVKHILARHRGRLAVESEPGEGSTFTVWLDSGESVAKDSNE; from the coding sequence ATGAGCGGAGTTGACGACCAGATGGGCCGGAACGGGCCGGACAACGAGGTGAAGCAGTTTGCCCGCCGCCTGTTCGACGCGCGCTGGCCGGTGCTGACGGCGATCGCCGTGCTGGCCGCCGCCGTCTTCACGGCCGGCCTACCGCTCGGCTTTGCCGCGACCGGCGCGGCGCTGGTCGTGCTGTCGGCTGCGATGTTGCAGCCGAGGCGTCCGGTCGAGACCGCTGCCCCGAAGGAAGAGAAGCGCAGCCCGGTCTGGCCGAGCACGTCCATGAAATCGGTCGTCGAGGCGTTGCCGCAGCCCTGCTTCATCACCGACGGCCGCGGCATCGTCCGCTACGCCAACGCCGCCGTCGATCAGGAGTTGGGCGCGGTCCGCCCCGGCGATCCGCTGTCGTTCAAGCTGCGCATGCCGTCCTTCCTCGAGGCGCTCGACCGGGTTGCCGCCGGCAAGCCCGCCGAACGCATCCGCTGGTCCGAGAAGGTGCCGACCGAACGCCTGTTCGAGGCCTACATCACGTCGCTCGAAGTGCCGTCGGCGCGCCGTGGCCGCGCCGGGCCGCATCCCGATTTCGTCCTTGTCGTTGTCCACGACCTGACCGAGCAGCATCGCCTCGAGCGCATGCGGGCGGATTTCGTGGCCAATGCGAGCCATGAGCTGCGCACCCCGCTTGCCTCGCTCACCGGTTTCATCGACACGTTGCAGGGACCGGCAAAGGACGATCCGAACGCCCGCGAACGCTTTCTAGGCATCATGCGCGATCAGGCCGGCCGCATGGCGCGCCTGATCGACGACCTCCTGTCGCTGTCGCGCATCGAGATGCGCGCCCATGTCCGGCCGACCGATCCCGTCGATATGACCGCCGCCCTGACCCATGTGGCCGACGCGCTGACGCCGCTCGCCGAGGAAAACGGCGTGGTGATCGAAAAGGAATTGCCGGCCGACCCGCTGATCGTTCGTGGTGACCGCGATGAACTCGTGCAGGTTTTCGAGAATCTCACGGAAAACGCGATCAAATACGGCGGTTCGGGAGGCCGGGTGCGCATCGGCGCCCGTCGGGTGCGCGAAAACGGCGGGCCGGAACGGATTGCCGTTTCCGTGCGCGACTGGGGGCAGGGCATCGCCGAGGAGCACGTGCCGCGTCTGACCGAGCGATTCTACCGCGTCGACGTCGTTACCAGCCGTGAGCAGAAGGGCACCGGCCTCGGCCTCGCCATCGTCAAACACATCCTCGCCCGCCATCGCGGTCGCCTTGCCGTTGAAAGCGAGCCCGGCGAGGGCTCGACCTTCACAGTTTGGCTGGATTCCGGCGAGTCTGTCGCAAAAGATTCAAACGAATAA
- the ppk2 gene encoding polyphosphate kinase 2, producing MQLAAGIHHDIIAAAPGAGTDNAGSRRRNDEPFFVAGATFYEDGVTTKTPAASDFDLENPKLPEEIDDKAFGSGGYPHKKPMDRKDYEKALYDLQVELVKAQAWAREEGKRLVVVFEGRDAAGKGGTIKRFTGNLNPRYARVVALAKPTDREQGQWYFQRYIEQLPTKGEFALFDRSWYNRGVVERVMGFCTEDESEAFLKEVPRFEDMLIDDGVILIKFWLNIGREMQLKRFHERRHDPVKIWKLSPIDVKSLGMWDEYTAARNRMLDMTHTDHAPWTIIRANDKKRARLNAIRHVLLQLNYPDKDRKAIGAVDEEIVGTGPGFLLRGQE from the coding sequence ATGCAATTGGCCGCAGGCATTCACCACGATATCATTGCGGCAGCGCCCGGCGCGGGGACCGACAATGCCGGTTCTCGACGACGAAATGATGAACCCTTTTTTGTAGCCGGCGCAACATTTTACGAGGATGGCGTGACAACAAAGACACCCGCGGCAAGCGATTTCGACCTTGAGAATCCCAAGTTGCCGGAGGAAATCGACGACAAGGCCTTCGGCTCGGGCGGCTACCCGCACAAGAAGCCGATGGACCGCAAGGACTACGAGAAGGCGCTCTACGACCTTCAGGTCGAACTGGTGAAGGCGCAGGCCTGGGCACGCGAGGAAGGCAAGCGCCTCGTCGTCGTGTTCGAGGGTCGCGATGCAGCCGGCAAGGGCGGCACGATCAAGCGGTTCACCGGCAATCTCAATCCGCGCTACGCCCGTGTCGTCGCACTCGCCAAGCCGACCGACCGCGAACAAGGCCAGTGGTATTTCCAGCGCTATATCGAGCAGCTGCCGACCAAGGGCGAGTTCGCCCTGTTCGACCGCTCCTGGTACAATCGCGGCGTGGTCGAGCGGGTCATGGGCTTTTGCACCGAAGACGAAAGCGAGGCGTTCCTGAAGGAAGTGCCGCGCTTCGAGGACATGCTGATCGACGACGGCGTCATCCTGATCAAGTTCTGGCTCAATATCGGCCGCGAGATGCAGCTCAAGCGCTTCCACGAACGGCGCCACGACCCGGTGAAGATCTGGAAGCTGTCGCCGATCGACGTCAAGTCGCTCGGCATGTGGGACGAGTACACCGCCGCGCGCAACCGCATGCTCGATATGACCCACACCGACCACGCGCCGTGGACGATCATCCGCGCCAACGACAAGAAGCGGGCGCGGCTGAACGCCATCCGCCATGTGCTGTTGCAGCTCAACTATCCGGACAAGGACCGCAAGGCGATCGGCGCCGTCGACGAAGAGATCGTCGGGACGGGTCCCGGCTTCCTGCTGCGCGGGCAGGAATAG
- the rfbC gene encoding dTDP-4-dehydrorhamnose 3,5-epimerase: MQVEPTAIPGVLIVTPKRHSDARGFFSEVYNTERWREAGIDADFVQDNQSLSREAGTIRGLHFQIPPREQGKLVRVTHGSILDVAVDIRRGSPTFGQVVEVELSAVNWRQLWLPAGMAHGFCTLERDTEVIYKVTAGYAPEAERGIAFDDPALGIGWPVSGKQAILADRDRTFPPLSELPDYFTFEGEQDQ, translated from the coding sequence CTGCAGGTTGAACCGACGGCTATTCCCGGTGTCCTGATCGTCACGCCGAAACGGCACAGCGACGCGCGTGGCTTCTTTTCCGAGGTCTACAACACGGAGCGCTGGCGCGAGGCCGGCATCGACGCCGATTTCGTGCAGGACAATCAGTCTCTGTCGCGCGAAGCCGGCACGATCCGCGGTCTGCATTTCCAGATCCCGCCGCGCGAGCAAGGGAAATTGGTGCGTGTCACGCATGGTTCGATCCTTGACGTTGCGGTCGATATCCGGCGCGGCTCGCCGACCTTCGGCCAGGTGGTCGAGGTCGAGCTTTCGGCCGTCAACTGGCGCCAGCTCTGGCTGCCGGCGGGAATGGCACACGGATTCTGCACCCTCGAGCGCGATACCGAGGTGATCTACAAGGTGACTGCCGGCTACGCGCCGGAGGCCGAACGGGGCATCGCCTTCGACGATCCGGCACTCGGCATAGGCTGGCCGGTTTCGGGCAAACAGGCGATCCTGGCGGACCGCGACCGGACGTTCCCGCCGCTTTCCGAGCTGCCGGACTACTTCACCTTCGAGGGCGAACAGGACCAATGA
- the rfbB gene encoding dTDP-glucose 4,6-dehydratase, translated as MRVLVTGGAGFIGSAVCHYLVGELGASVVNVDKLTYAANLSSLAAIADCPAYDFVEADICDRAAMDAVFARFSPDAVLHLAAESHVDRSITGAADFISTNIVGTFTLLEAARLYLDTLAADKRERFRFVHVSTDEVYGSLGAEGLFREDTPYDPSSPYSASKAASDHLAIAWGRTYRLPVIVSNCSNNYGPCQLPEKLIPLTILNALSGDPLPVYGSGANVRDWLHVDDHARALVTVMTKGRIGEKYNIGGHAERTNLQVVEAICALLDRLAPTDHPHRDLITFVADRPGHDLRYAIDAGKITAELGWAPQESFESGLEKTVRWYLDNRAWWEPLRHHSTERLGLLRETPA; from the coding sequence ATGCGCGTTCTGGTGACCGGCGGGGCCGGCTTCATCGGCTCGGCGGTGTGCCACTATCTGGTCGGGGAACTCGGAGCCTCCGTCGTCAATGTCGACAAGCTGACCTACGCGGCGAACCTTTCCTCGCTCGCGGCGATCGCGGATTGCCCGGCTTACGATTTCGTCGAAGCAGACATTTGCGACCGCGCGGCGATGGACGCGGTGTTCGCGCGCTTTTCGCCAGACGCGGTGCTGCATCTGGCGGCGGAAAGCCATGTCGACCGCTCGATCACCGGCGCGGCAGATTTCATTTCGACCAACATCGTCGGCACCTTCACGCTGCTCGAGGCCGCGCGTCTCTACCTCGACACACTCGCTGCCGACAAGCGTGAGCGCTTCCGCTTCGTCCATGTCTCAACCGATGAGGTCTACGGCTCGCTCGGCGCGGAGGGACTGTTCCGCGAGGACACGCCGTACGATCCGAGTTCGCCCTATTCGGCATCCAAGGCCGCGTCCGACCATCTGGCGATCGCCTGGGGCCGGACCTATCGCTTGCCGGTGATCGTCTCGAACTGCTCGAACAATTACGGCCCCTGCCAGTTGCCGGAAAAGCTCATCCCGCTGACCATCCTGAACGCGCTTTCCGGCGATCCCCTGCCGGTCTATGGCAGCGGCGCCAATGTGCGCGACTGGCTTCATGTCGATGACCACGCCCGCGCGCTCGTCACGGTGATGACGAAGGGCCGGATCGGCGAGAAATACAACATCGGCGGCCATGCCGAGCGCACCAATCTGCAGGTGGTCGAGGCGATCTGCGCCCTGCTCGACCGCCTCGCGCCGACCGACCATCCGCATCGCGACCTCATCACCTTCGTTGCCGACCGGCCGGGCCACGATCTGCGCTATGCGATCGATGCCGGCAAGATCACGGCGGAACTCGGCTGGGCGCCGCAAGAAAGTTTCGAGAGCGGGCTTGAGAAGACCGTGCGCTGGTATCTCGACAATCGCGCCTGGTGGGAACCGTTGCGGCATCATTCGACGGAGCGGCTCGGGTTGTTGCGGGAGACGCCGGCGTGA
- the rfbD gene encoding dTDP-4-dehydrorhamnose reductase yields the protein MSPRILVAGAEGQVARSLVEAAHECDVPMLALGRSALDLTALDALPAGALAFRPTLIVNAAAYTAVDKAESEREAAFAVNATGAGKLAALATEAGLPIIHLSTDYVFDGEKSTPYCEDDATNPRSVYGASKLAGEAAVAAANPRHIILRTAWVHSPFGSNFVKTMLRLGRERDRLRVVADQIGSPTYAGDLANAILHIATKTPASGWHESLAGIYHAAGASETSWHGLAQTVFATAHEIDGRPMPSVEAIATIDYPTAAERPANSRLDCTKLARTFGIALPDWRDGVRRCVERLVTDGA from the coding sequence GTGAGCCCGCGTATCCTCGTTGCCGGCGCGGAGGGACAGGTCGCCCGCTCATTGGTCGAGGCGGCACATGAGTGCGACGTTCCGATGCTGGCGCTCGGTCGTTCGGCGCTCGATCTTACCGCTCTCGACGCGCTGCCGGCGGGTGCCCTCGCCTTTCGCCCCACCCTCATCGTCAACGCCGCCGCCTACACCGCCGTCGACAAGGCGGAAAGCGAGCGCGAGGCAGCTTTCGCGGTGAACGCGACCGGTGCGGGAAAGCTCGCGGCACTGGCAACCGAGGCCGGCCTGCCGATCATCCATCTGTCGACCGACTACGTGTTCGATGGTGAGAAATCCACGCCCTATTGCGAGGATGATGCGACCAACCCGCGAAGCGTTTACGGCGCGTCGAAGCTCGCCGGGGAAGCCGCCGTCGCGGCCGCCAATCCGCGTCACATCATTCTGCGCACGGCCTGGGTGCACAGCCCGTTCGGAAGCAATTTCGTCAAGACCATGCTGCGGCTCGGGCGCGAGCGCGATAGGTTGCGGGTCGTGGCAGACCAAATCGGCTCACCGACCTATGCGGGCGATCTTGCGAATGCGATTCTTCATATAGCCACCAAGACTCCCGCCTCTGGCTGGCATGAGTCGCTTGCAGGCATCTATCATGCCGCCGGTGCCAGCGAGACGAGCTGGCACGGCCTTGCGCAGACCGTCTTCGCGACCGCGCACGAGATCGACGGCAGGCCCATGCCATCGGTCGAGGCGATCGCCACCATCGACTACCCGACGGCAGCGGAAAGACCGGCAAACTCGCGCCTCGACTGCACGAAGCTTGCACGCACATTCGGCATCGCATTGCCAGACTGGCGCGACGGGGTCCGGCGCTGTGTCGAACGACTAGTCACGGACGGGGCGTAA
- a CDS encoding acyl-CoA dehydrogenase, producing MDFAYSPKVQELRRRLRTFMDDHVVPAHKTYLEETERGIFPPQILEDLKALAKSEGLWNLFLPALKDDEPGTRLTNIEYAPLAEIMGRIWWASEVFNCNAPDTGNMELLHMFASPMQRERWLNPLLNGEIRSCFCMTEPDVASSDATNIETTILRDGDDYVISGRKWFITGAADPRCKIAIVLGVSDTSPDADPHRRHSMVMVPMDTPGLKVVRNIPIMHHISPEGHCEVVFDHVRVPKENLLGEEGKGFALAQARLGPGRIHHCMRSIGQCELALELACERAMERKAFGKHLYDHGQVAEWIALSRMEIDQARLYVLRAAWLIDQEGNRAARTEVSAIKVIVPRLQTTVLDRAMQVFGAMGLTPDTPLSFLWTWGRALRFIDGPDEVHIRAVARREMKTAREEIGRTLPYFTIPDDLGR from the coding sequence ATGGATTTCGCCTATTCGCCCAAGGTTCAGGAACTGCGCCGCCGTCTGCGGACCTTCATGGACGATCATGTGGTGCCGGCCCACAAGACCTATCTGGAAGAGACCGAGCGCGGCATTTTCCCGCCGCAGATCCTCGAGGATTTGAAAGCGCTGGCGAAGTCGGAAGGGCTGTGGAACCTGTTCCTGCCGGCGCTGAAGGACGACGAACCGGGTACAAGGCTGACCAACATCGAATACGCGCCGCTTGCGGAAATCATGGGCCGCATCTGGTGGGCGTCTGAGGTGTTCAACTGCAATGCGCCGGACACGGGCAACATGGAACTGCTGCACATGTTCGCCTCGCCGATGCAGCGCGAGCGCTGGCTCAATCCGTTGCTCAATGGCGAGATCCGCTCGTGCTTCTGCATGACCGAGCCGGATGTGGCCTCATCCGACGCGACCAATATCGAGACCACGATCCTGCGCGACGGCGACGACTACGTCATCAGCGGCCGCAAGTGGTTCATCACCGGCGCCGCCGATCCGCGCTGCAAGATCGCCATCGTGCTCGGCGTCTCCGACACCAGCCCGGATGCCGATCCGCACCGGCGGCATTCGATGGTGATGGTGCCGATGGACACGCCGGGCCTGAAGGTCGTGCGCAACATCCCGATCATGCACCACATCTCGCCGGAGGGGCATTGCGAGGTCGTGTTCGACCATGTGCGCGTGCCGAAGGAGAACCTGCTCGGCGAAGAAGGCAAGGGCTTCGCGCTGGCGCAGGCCCGCCTCGGGCCGGGCCGCATCCACCATTGCATGCGCTCGATCGGCCAGTGCGAACTGGCGCTCGAACTTGCCTGCGAGCGGGCGATGGAGCGCAAGGCCTTCGGCAAGCATCTCTACGATCACGGCCAGGTGGCGGAGTGGATCGCCCTGTCGCGCATGGAGATCGATCAGGCGCGGCTTTACGTGCTGCGCGCGGCCTGGCTGATCGACCAGGAAGGCAACCGCGCGGCGCGCACCGAGGTTTCCGCGATCAAGGTGATCGTGCCGCGGCTGCAGACCACCGTTCTCGACCGGGCGATGCAGGTATTCGGCGCGATGGGCCTGACGCCCGACACGCCGCTCTCCTTCCTGTGGACCTGGGGACGGGCGCTGCGCTTCATCGACGGGCCGGACGAGGTGCACATCCGCGCCGTCGCGCGCCGCGAGATGAAGACCGCGCGCGAGGAAATCGGCCGGACATTGCCCTACTTCACCATCCCCGACGATCTGGGGCGGTAG
- a CDS encoding C4-dicarboxylate ABC transporter permease: protein MDGFALTGIFLFVLFLLLGSGVWVGLALLGVAFVGVELFTTRPAGDAMITTIWTSSSSWSLTALPLFIWMGEILYRTRLSEDMFKGLSPWMAPLPGGLLHTNIVGCTVFAAVSGSSAATLTTVGKMSIPELRKRGYPEKMVIGTLAGAATLGLMIPPSLTLIVYGVTINESISKLFMAGILPGLVLATLFMLYVALLSVFHRGEAPKPEPKMTMLDRVKNSRFLIPVILLITLVIGSMYLGFATATEAAAFGVIGSLLLAAGQRSLTWKSFTASLMGATRTSAMIALILAGAAFLSLSMGFTGLPRELAQWIASLNLSPTVLILALMVFYIIIGCFLDGISSVVLTMAVVEPMIRQAGIDVIWFGIFIVVVVEMAQITPPIGFNLFVMQGMTRHEMGYIARAALPMFLIMVVMVFILIFFPDLATYLPENMRARPGT from the coding sequence ATGGACGGATTCGCACTCACCGGCATCTTTCTCTTCGTTCTCTTCCTGCTGCTCGGCTCCGGCGTCTGGGTCGGTCTGGCGCTGCTTGGCGTTGCCTTCGTCGGCGTCGAACTGTTCACCACGCGCCCGGCCGGCGACGCCATGATCACGACGATCTGGACCTCGTCCTCGAGCTGGTCGCTGACAGCGCTGCCGCTGTTCATCTGGATGGGCGAGATCCTCTATCGAACGCGGTTGTCGGAGGACATGTTCAAGGGGTTGTCGCCATGGATGGCGCCACTACCGGGCGGCCTTTTGCACACCAACATCGTCGGCTGCACGGTCTTTGCCGCGGTGTCCGGCTCGTCGGCGGCGACGTTGACCACCGTCGGCAAGATGTCGATCCCCGAACTCCGCAAGCGCGGCTATCCCGAGAAGATGGTGATCGGCACGCTGGCTGGCGCCGCAACGCTCGGGCTGATGATCCCGCCGTCGCTGACGCTGATCGTCTATGGCGTCACCATCAACGAGTCGATCTCGAAGCTGTTCATGGCCGGCATCCTGCCGGGCCTCGTGCTCGCTACGCTGTTCATGCTCTATGTCGCGCTCTTGTCGGTGTTCCACCGCGGCGAGGCGCCGAAGCCTGAGCCCAAAATGACCATGCTCGACCGGGTCAAGAACTCCCGTTTCCTGATCCCGGTCATTCTGCTCATCACGCTCGTTATCGGCTCGATGTATCTCGGGTTCGCAACCGCGACCGAAGCGGCCGCCTTCGGCGTCATCGGCTCTCTGCTGCTCGCCGCCGGCCAGCGCTCGCTGACCTGGAAGAGCTTCACCGCAAGTCTGATGGGCGCGACGCGCACCTCGGCGATGATCGCGCTGATCCTCGCTGGTGCCGCCTTCCTGTCGCTGTCGATGGGCTTCACCGGCCTGCCGCGCGAACTGGCCCAGTGGATCGCCTCGCTGAACCTGTCGCCGACCGTGCTGATCCTCGCGCTGATGGTGTTCTACATCATCATCGGCTGCTTCCTCGATGGCATCTCCTCGGTGGTGCTGACCATGGCGGTCGTCGAGCCGATGATCCGCCAGGCCGGCATCGACGTCATCTGGTTCGGTATCTTCATCGTCGTCGTCGTCGAGATGGCGCAGATCACCCCGCCGATCGGCTTCAACCTGTTCGTGATGCAGGGCATGACACGCCACGAGATGGGCTACATCGCCCGCGCCGCGCTGCCGATGTTCCTGATCATGGTGGTGATGGTGTTCATCCTGATCTTCTTCCCGGATCTCGCCACCTATCTGCCCGAGAACATGCGGGCGCGGCCGGGGACGTAA
- a CDS encoding ABC transporter substrate-binding protein translates to MQALGRTLRRILDALYTAGGIIAALCLIMILIIIVLQMSARWTGQVIPGSTDYAGYFMAAASFFAFAHALNHGAHIRVSILLNNLGKYRFWGELWCFGIGTALSTYFAWYAVKAVYWSRKLNDISQGQDATPIWIPQMAMAIGTCLLALAFADHLFRLIFAGSHGIKADTVEQSHGE, encoded by the coding sequence ATGCAGGCTTTGGGGCGCACCCTCAGGCGCATTCTCGATGCGCTCTACACCGCCGGCGGCATCATCGCCGCTCTCTGTCTGATCATGATTCTGATCATCATCGTGCTGCAGATGAGCGCGCGCTGGACCGGTCAGGTCATCCCCGGTTCGACCGATTATGCCGGCTATTTCATGGCCGCCGCATCGTTCTTTGCTTTCGCGCACGCGCTCAACCATGGCGCCCATATCCGCGTCAGCATCCTGCTCAACAATCTCGGCAAATACCGATTCTGGGGCGAGCTTTGGTGCTTTGGTATCGGCACGGCGCTGTCGACCTATTTCGCCTGGTACGCGGTCAAGGCCGTCTACTGGTCGCGCAAGCTGAACGACATCAGTCAGGGTCAGGATGCGACGCCGATCTGGATCCCGCAAATGGCGATGGCCATCGGCACCTGCCTTCTGGCGCTCGCCTTCGCTGACCATCTTTTCCGCCTGATCTTCGCCGGCTCGCACGGCATCAAGGCGGACACCGTTGAACAGAGCCACGGGGAGTAG
- a CDS encoding C4-dicarboxylate ABC transporter substrate-binding protein yields the protein MTTAVSAGVLLAGLAATAAQAEKWDMPMAYSATNFHSAVGAEFAACVTTGTGGNLEIVTHPSGSLFKGNEIKRAVQTGQAPIGERLLSAHQNESAIFGFDSIPFLATSFEDSAKLWKAAKPTLEKVLDGQNLKLLYAVPWPPQGLYFKKEVNSVADMKGVKFRSYSTATARLAELTGMLPVQIEAAEISQAFATGVAESMISSGSTGYDRKVWESLTHFYEVDAWLPRNYVFVNKDAWTGLDEGTQNVILGCANLAEYAGNWRAVEYTQFTLNGLKDNGMTVGKANDGLTAELKEIGKTMTAEWLESAGEEGKAIVDAFTAMQ from the coding sequence ATGACCACGGCGGTCAGCGCCGGCGTATTGCTGGCCGGCCTTGCGGCAACCGCCGCGCAGGCCGAGAAGTGGGATATGCCGATGGCCTATTCCGCGACCAACTTCCACTCCGCGGTCGGCGCCGAATTCGCCGCCTGCGTCACCACCGGTACCGGCGGCAATCTTGAGATCGTCACCCACCCGTCCGGCTCGCTGTTCAAGGGCAACGAGATCAAGCGCGCGGTGCAGACCGGCCAGGCGCCGATCGGCGAACGCCTGCTGTCGGCCCACCAGAACGAGAGCGCCATCTTCGGCTTCGACTCGATCCCGTTCCTCGCCACCTCGTTCGAGGATTCCGCGAAGCTGTGGAAGGCCGCCAAGCCGACGCTCGAAAAGGTCCTCGACGGTCAGAACCTGAAGCTGCTCTACGCCGTGCCGTGGCCGCCGCAGGGCCTCTACTTCAAGAAGGAAGTGAACTCGGTCGCCGACATGAAGGGCGTCAAGTTCCGCTCCTACTCGACCGCGACCGCGCGTCTCGCCGAACTGACCGGCATGCTGCCGGTGCAGATCGAAGCCGCTGAAATCTCGCAGGCGTTTGCCACCGGCGTCGCCGAATCGATGATCTCGTCGGGTTCGACCGGCTACGACCGCAAGGTCTGGGAAAGCCTGACCCACTTCTACGAGGTCGATGCCTGGCTGCCGCGCAACTACGTCTTCGTCAACAAGGACGCCTGGACCGGTCTCGACGAGGGTACGCAGAACGTCATCCTCGGCTGCGCCAACCTCGCCGAATACGCCGGTAACTGGCGTGCCGTCGAATACACCCAGTTCACCCTGAACGGGCTGAAGGACAACGGCATGACCGTCGGCAAGGCAAATGACGGCCTGACCGCCGAGCTGAAAGAGATCGGCAAGACCATGACCGCCGAGTGGCTCGAGAGCGCCGGCGAAGAAGGCAAGGCCATCGTCGACGCCTTCACGGCGATGCAGTAA
- a CDS encoding FAD-dependent oxidoreductase, with amino-acid sequence MTQNSKESGAKRETVAVIGAGIVGVSTAVWLQRDGFDVVLIDKLGPAEGTSHGNGGVLASCAVVPVTVPGLMFKAPGMLLDPLSPLFLKWGYMPKLTPWLLRYMMNATEKANRRVGAALTQLLGDSVEQHLALAAGTPAEKYVVPSDYVFVYADRAAYESDAYVWKLRKEFGFTWELLDRDAFRVYDPAFGDGYDFAVRMPDHGHITDPGMHVKALADHVVANGGRLVIAEARDVAYEGGKVVGVDTNEGLIAADKVVMATGVWSKPLCKKLGLDVPLETERGYHIELVEPSVMPRSPMMVTTGKFVATPMEGRLRCAGIVEFGGLDAEPSEAAFKLLLHRIHEALPGIEYKEVVRWMGHRPAPSDSIPLIGEVPGKPGVYLGFGHHHIGLTGGPKTGRMLADMISGRRSNADLTLYDPARFAA; translated from the coding sequence ATGACCCAGAATTCCAAAGAGTCCGGCGCCAAGCGCGAAACCGTCGCCGTCATCGGCGCCGGCATCGTCGGTGTTTCCACCGCGGTCTGGCTGCAGCGCGACGGTTTTGACGTGGTGCTGATCGACAAGCTCGGCCCCGCCGAAGGCACCTCGCACGGCAATGGCGGCGTGCTCGCCTCATGCGCGGTCGTCCCGGTCACCGTGCCCGGCCTGATGTTCAAGGCGCCGGGCATGCTGCTCGATCCCTTGAGCCCGCTGTTCCTCAAATGGGGCTATATGCCGAAGCTGACGCCCTGGCTGTTGCGCTACATGATGAACGCGACCGAGAAGGCGAACCGCCGCGTCGGCGCCGCGCTGACCCAGCTTCTCGGCGACAGCGTCGAACAGCATCTGGCGCTCGCCGCCGGCACTCCGGCGGAAAAATACGTCGTCCCGTCCGACTACGTTTTCGTCTACGCCGACCGCGCGGCCTACGAATCCGACGCCTATGTCTGGAAGCTGCGCAAGGAATTCGGCTTCACCTGGGAACTGCTCGATCGCGACGCCTTCCGCGTCTACGATCCGGCCTTTGGCGACGGCTACGACTTCGCCGTGCGCATGCCTGACCACGGCCACATCACCGATCCCGGCATGCATGTGAAGGCGCTCGCCGATCACGTCGTCGCCAATGGCGGCAGGCTCGTCATCGCCGAAGCCCGCGACGTCGCCTATGAGGGCGGCAAGGTCGTCGGTGTCGACACGAACGAGGGCCTGATCGCCGCCGACAAGGTGGTGATGGCGACCGGCGTGTGGTCGAAGCCGCTGTGCAAGAAGCTCGGTCTCGACGTGCCGCTCGAAACCGAGCGTGGCTACCACATCGAGCTGGTCGAACCGTCGGTCATGCCGCGTTCGCCGATGATGGTGACGACGGGCAAATTCGTCGCGACGCCGATGGAAGGGCGCCTGCGCTGTGCCGGCATCGTCGAATTCGGCGGGCTGGACGCCGAGCCGAGCGAGGCCGCCTTCAAGCTGCTTCTGCATCGTATCCATGAGGCGCTGCCGGGCATCGAATACAAGGAGGTCGTGCGCTGGATGGGTCACCGCCCGGCGCCGTCGGACTCGATCCCGCTGATCGGCGAAGTGCCCGGAAAGCCGGGCGTCTATCTCGGCTTCGGCCACCACCATATCGGCCTGACGGGCGGACCGAAGACCGGCCGCATGCTGGCCGACATGATCTCGGGCCGGCGATCCAACGCCGACCTGACGCTCTACGACCCGGCGCGGTTCGCCGCGTAA